One part of the Granulicella arctica genome encodes these proteins:
- a CDS encoding lasso peptide biosynthesis B2 protein, whose protein sequence is MHRIVRAAYALNRFMRLSREDRWLIVETTFYLLCAKVATVSVSTRTLLALGNLDLAPSAANTQAATLPSEIAPAIHALEKSSRRLTFANCLIRALALRMLLASRNIPTDLHIGARKDEQGQFAAHAWLTHNDTILIGGTDAKNLYRELVGSTHALLQ, encoded by the coding sequence ATGCACCGCATCGTTCGAGCCGCCTACGCTCTCAATCGCTTCATGCGCCTCTCCCGCGAGGACCGCTGGCTCATCGTAGAAACCACGTTCTACCTCCTCTGCGCCAAAGTCGCGACCGTCAGCGTCTCGACCCGCACGCTGCTGGCCCTCGGCAACCTGGATCTCGCTCCCAGCGCGGCGAATACGCAAGCCGCCACGCTACCCTCCGAGATCGCTCCCGCCATCCATGCCCTGGAGAAGAGCAGCCGTCGCCTGACCTTCGCCAACTGCCTCATCCGCGCCCTTGCTCTCCGCATGCTCCTGGCCAGCCGCAACATCCCAACCGACCTCCACATCGGCGCTCGCAAGGACGAGCAGGGCCAGTTCGCCGCCCACGCATGGCTCACCCACAACGACACCATCCTCATCGGCGGCACCGACGCAAAAAACCTCTACCGCGAACTCGTCGGCTCAACCCACGCCCTGCTCCAGTAA
- a CDS encoding nucleotidyltransferase family protein: protein MASTPEMRLLAECLPPHSGAGRDLTQDLTSIDWTRLFELAAWHGMFPLLASRLLSSSPPSASQAIPAPVISMLQEHQAKYLHRSLIQTLALVQLQREFDSHGITVLAWKGPSVGWLLYGSAALRDSSDLDFLFREEDLQQVMSVTRRLGYRLLESSDTESKDLYIFTLHREFSFARPTESLLIEFHLQIMPARFHLWQDAQKDIERADIPWPLADVELRIQRPDDLLVSLCAHATKHYWDRLKWCCDIAQFLHVYRDKLDWPALLLALRKSKKDSVVLLGLAVTANIYSLKLPSIAVEALQRAPKIVALAEDLVAHVMSGQTDSISTRAKRAPISLLCPRLRDRIFYAVQPLVELNYEDLFVPVHNRPLFFINYLFRIVRLLKKYGPQRLVTKTAVAARSVR, encoded by the coding sequence ATGGCTTCCACTCCCGAAATGCGCCTTCTGGCGGAATGTCTTCCGCCTCATTCCGGGGCGGGCCGTGATCTGACACAAGACCTTACCTCGATCGACTGGACTCGGCTCTTCGAGCTCGCAGCCTGGCATGGCATGTTTCCGCTCTTAGCCTCCAGGCTGCTATCTTCATCCCCCCCATCCGCAAGTCAGGCAATCCCTGCGCCTGTCATCTCCATGTTGCAGGAGCATCAGGCAAAGTATCTCCACCGAAGCCTCATCCAGACTCTGGCGCTCGTCCAGTTGCAGCGTGAGTTCGACAGCCACGGCATTACCGTTTTGGCCTGGAAAGGGCCTTCGGTAGGGTGGTTGCTCTATGGATCAGCCGCACTCCGCGACTCGTCGGATCTCGATTTCCTCTTTCGAGAGGAAGATCTTCAGCAGGTCATGAGTGTCACGCGTCGGCTCGGCTATCGGTTGCTCGAAAGCTCCGACACTGAGAGCAAAGATCTCTACATCTTCACACTCCACCGAGAGTTCAGCTTTGCCCGACCCACCGAGTCGCTCCTGATCGAGTTCCATCTACAGATCATGCCCGCCCGCTTCCATCTGTGGCAGGATGCGCAGAAGGATATTGAACGCGCAGACATACCCTGGCCCCTCGCCGACGTCGAACTGCGCATACAACGCCCCGATGATCTGCTCGTCAGCCTCTGCGCCCACGCGACCAAGCACTACTGGGATCGCTTGAAATGGTGCTGCGACATCGCACAGTTCCTTCACGTCTATCGCGATAAGCTCGATTGGCCGGCCCTTCTCCTCGCCCTCCGTAAATCCAAAAAGGACTCCGTCGTCCTCCTCGGTCTTGCGGTTACCGCAAACATCTATAGTTTGAAGCTCCCCTCGATCGCGGTGGAAGCGCTGCAACGCGCCCCCAAAATCGTCGCTCTCGCCGAAGATCTCGTCGCCCACGTCATGAGCGGGCAAACGGATTCCATCTCGACCCGTGCAAAAAGAGCGCCTATTTCCTTACTTTGCCCACGTCTTCGCGACCGAATCTTCTATGCTGTGCAGCCCCTGGTGGAGCTGAACTACGAAGACCTGTTCGTCCCCGTACACAACCGGCCGCTGTTCTTCATAAACTACCTCTTCCGCATCGTCCGGCTTCTGAAAAAATACGGACCGCAACGCCTCGTCACCAAGACAGCCGTGGCCGCCCGGTCGGTTCGCTAA
- a CDS encoding PqqD family protein: MTPDSTITIPKYVLSESLNDETVVLDMSSGMYFGLSPVASRFWKLLSEGLTREKIQSILLNEFDVEPTVLAADLDALLAQLEAKKLIQQPSN; encoded by the coding sequence ATGACACCTGATTCAACTATCACAATTCCCAAATATGTCCTTTCGGAGTCCCTCAACGACGAAACGGTTGTCCTTGATATGAGCTCCGGAATGTACTTCGGCTTATCTCCAGTCGCCAGCCGCTTCTGGAAGCTCCTCTCGGAGGGATTGACTCGCGAAAAGATTCAATCCATCCTCTTGAACGAGTTTGACGTTGAGCCGACGGTTCTTGCCGCCGACCTCGATGCTCTCCTCGCCCAGCTTGAGGCCAAAAAGCTTATCCAACAACCATCGAACTGA
- a CDS encoding radical SAM/SPASM domain-containing protein: MIRYTVFGLLYTRTCPLACRHCIIESSPKETDKMTPAQASEYLKIIPKYSDQVCFTGGEPLLYYNEILPLIRQAKELGLKATLVTGGGWVSQKKPEIARERMMGLKEAGLDTLLVSWDDYHEEFSPAENALLLVEICKEIGLPNFVRGVMSAFGPNPRIEQKLVNIDVNYQKVSVLRLGTAATLPEEHFTFKAFAGKGGCSTALQAVIEPDGNVYACCGPARFAKKPSSPLVLGNTADEDLDSILHRAVRDPLVEAISSIGPYGLFQLIKDEPSLRGLLPVRDRYTGICELCLDMNDVPAVVQRIRERLDDDGVRMAIAAAHLYSQTSPELRALTPSPM; the protein is encoded by the coding sequence ATGATCCGATACACCGTCTTCGGCCTGCTCTACACTCGGACCTGCCCTCTAGCCTGCAGGCACTGCATTATCGAATCGTCTCCGAAAGAGACGGACAAAATGACACCTGCCCAGGCGAGCGAGTACCTCAAAATCATCCCGAAATACTCGGATCAGGTCTGCTTCACCGGCGGCGAACCGCTTCTCTATTACAACGAAATTCTCCCGCTTATCAGGCAAGCCAAGGAACTGGGCCTTAAAGCTACGCTCGTTACCGGCGGCGGCTGGGTCAGTCAGAAAAAACCCGAGATCGCGCGCGAGCGGATGATGGGCCTCAAGGAAGCCGGCCTCGATACCTTGCTCGTCAGTTGGGACGACTATCACGAGGAGTTCTCTCCCGCTGAAAACGCCCTTCTTCTCGTAGAAATCTGCAAGGAGATTGGCCTGCCGAACTTTGTCCGTGGTGTCATGTCGGCCTTCGGCCCCAACCCGCGCATCGAACAGAAGCTCGTCAATATCGACGTGAACTACCAGAAGGTCAGTGTCTTGCGTCTAGGCACCGCAGCAACCTTGCCGGAGGAGCATTTCACCTTCAAGGCTTTCGCTGGAAAGGGTGGCTGCTCCACAGCGCTACAGGCCGTCATCGAACCGGACGGCAACGTCTACGCCTGCTGCGGTCCCGCACGCTTCGCCAAGAAGCCGTCGTCGCCCCTCGTCCTTGGCAATACCGCTGACGAAGACCTCGACAGCATCCTCCATCGCGCCGTTCGTGATCCCCTCGTCGAAGCCATCAGCAGCATTGGACCCTACGGGCTCTTCCAGCTCATCAAGGATGAGCCTTCGCTCCGCGGCCTGCTGCCCGTGCGAGATCGTTACACCGGCATCTGCGAGCTCTGCCTCGATATGAACGACGTCCCTGCCGTCGTTCAGCGTATCCGAGAGCGCCTCGACGACGATGGAGTTCGTATGGCCATTGCGGCTGCACACCTCTACAGCCAGACAAGCCCCGAATTGCGTGCACTCACCCCGTCTCCGATGTAA
- a CDS encoding lasso RiPP family leader peptide-containing protein, which yields MSKQTVTNAKVTYTKPTLTEYGSLAERTKIFGLMNPDELDPSIVLILTPSIAVAVIG from the coding sequence ATGAGCAAGCAAACTGTTACAAACGCGAAAGTCACCTACACCAAACCCACGTTGACCGAATACGGTTCGCTCGCCGAGCGCACCAAAATCTTCGGTCTTATGAATCCTGACGAACTCGACCCATCGATTGTGCTCATCCTCACGCCTTCCATTGCCGTCGCAGTCATTGGGTAG
- the metE gene encoding 5-methyltetrahydropteroyltriglutamate--homocysteine S-methyltransferase, which yields MSTSSAATTNRQFNTANLGYPRMGRHRELKFALEDFWRGRISEESLIATSKELRERHWKLQQSAGIDHIPSNDFSFYDQVLDALVLVGATPSRFGVGQQVTLESYFQMARNSHEQTAMEMTKWFDTNYHYLVPEWGADLSFVPNTSKVVGEYKEALALGIATRPVLIGPVTLLLLGKGVEGLEPLTLLPRLLSAYKAVLAELVAEGAEWVQIDEPCLVTDLTQEAVAAYRLAYAELSKLPVKLMLTTYFGALGDNLELACSLGTAGLHIDAVRAPEQLAVVVERIGPEQILSLGCVDGRNIWLANLVALRGTVESVAERLGADRLQIAPSCSMLHVPYDTADEHMLNGRIGDWLSFAQQKVEELALLAKGPAGASAAYVQNLLRHEDRMTAESSTNVVVRDALAKLKEKDLHRKAAYPERAVVQRDELKLPLLPTTTIGSFPQTTEVRKQRAANKGGHLSDADYNTFLEQAITDCVRQQEAIGLDVLVHGEFERNDMVEYFGEHLSGFAFTQNGWVQSYGSRCVKPPVIYGDVSRPKAITVFWSDYARSLTKRPMKGMLTGPITILQWSFVRNDIPEKDVAWQIALALRQEVCDLEAAGIRIIQVDEPALREGLPLRRADWPGYLDWSVKAFRLATSGVENGTQIHTHMCYCQFEDILDSIAALDADVISMETARSRMEMLHAFQQHGYPNEIGPGIYDIHSPRVPTTEEMKGLLTLALEVLRPEQVWVNPDCGLKTRGWPETVAALTNLCEAAALVRAEIAS from the coding sequence ATGTCTACATCATCCGCTGCAACCACTAATAGACAATTTAATACTGCAAATCTGGGGTATCCCCGTATGGGGCGTCACCGTGAGCTGAAGTTTGCGCTGGAAGATTTCTGGCGTGGCCGCATCTCGGAGGAGAGCCTGATTGCTACAAGCAAAGAGCTGCGCGAGCGGCATTGGAAGCTTCAGCAGAGTGCGGGAATCGACCATATTCCCAGTAATGATTTTTCTTTCTATGACCAGGTGCTGGATGCGCTGGTTCTGGTTGGCGCGACCCCCAGCCGGTTTGGGGTCGGGCAGCAAGTGACTCTAGAGAGTTACTTCCAGATGGCGCGTAACAGTCATGAGCAGACAGCGATGGAGATGACGAAGTGGTTCGATACAAACTACCACTATCTGGTTCCGGAGTGGGGTGCGGATCTCAGCTTTGTGCCGAATACGAGCAAGGTGGTTGGAGAGTACAAGGAGGCGCTGGCGCTTGGCATCGCGACGCGTCCGGTGCTGATTGGGCCGGTGACGCTGCTGTTGCTGGGCAAGGGCGTGGAGGGGCTTGAGCCGTTGACGTTGTTGCCACGTTTGCTGAGCGCCTACAAGGCCGTGCTGGCGGAGCTGGTTGCGGAGGGTGCGGAGTGGGTGCAGATCGATGAGCCGTGCCTGGTGACGGACCTGACGCAGGAGGCTGTAGCGGCGTATCGCCTGGCGTATGCGGAGCTGTCGAAGCTGCCGGTGAAGCTGATGCTGACGACGTATTTCGGTGCGCTCGGGGACAATCTGGAGCTGGCTTGCTCGCTGGGAACGGCGGGTTTGCATATCGATGCGGTTCGTGCGCCGGAGCAGCTGGCGGTGGTGGTCGAACGGATCGGGCCGGAGCAGATATTGAGCCTGGGATGTGTGGACGGGCGGAATATCTGGCTGGCGAATCTGGTGGCTTTGCGTGGAACGGTCGAGTCGGTTGCGGAGAGGCTGGGGGCGGATCGGTTGCAGATTGCGCCTTCGTGCTCGATGCTGCATGTTCCATATGACACGGCGGATGAGCACATGTTGAACGGGCGCATCGGCGATTGGCTCAGCTTTGCTCAGCAGAAGGTTGAAGAGCTGGCGCTGCTGGCGAAGGGTCCGGCGGGAGCTTCTGCGGCTTATGTGCAGAACCTGTTGCGGCATGAGGATCGGATGACGGCGGAGAGCAGCACAAACGTTGTTGTGCGCGATGCTTTGGCGAAGTTGAAGGAGAAGGATCTGCATCGGAAGGCCGCGTATCCCGAGCGGGCGGTGGTGCAGCGGGATGAGCTGAAGCTGCCGTTGCTGCCGACGACGACGATCGGCTCGTTTCCGCAGACTACGGAGGTGCGGAAGCAGCGCGCGGCGAATAAGGGCGGGCATCTTTCGGATGCCGACTACAACACGTTTCTTGAGCAGGCGATTACGGACTGCGTGCGTCAGCAGGAGGCGATTGGCCTCGACGTGCTGGTGCATGGCGAGTTCGAGCGGAACGACATGGTGGAGTACTTCGGCGAACATCTATCGGGGTTCGCGTTTACGCAGAACGGCTGGGTGCAGAGCTATGGGTCGCGGTGCGTGAAGCCACCGGTGATCTATGGCGATGTGTCGCGGCCGAAGGCGATTACGGTGTTCTGGAGCGACTATGCGCGGTCGCTGACGAAGCGGCCGATGAAAGGGATGTTGACCGGGCCGATCACGATTTTGCAGTGGTCGTTTGTGCGGAACGATATTCCGGAGAAGGATGTGGCATGGCAGATTGCGCTGGCGCTGCGGCAGGAGGTGTGCGATCTGGAGGCTGCCGGGATCCGCATCATTCAGGTGGACGAGCCTGCTCTGCGCGAGGGGCTGCCGCTGCGGCGTGCGGATTGGCCGGGGTATCTGGACTGGTCGGTGAAGGCGTTCCGGCTGGCGACCTCGGGCGTCGAGAACGGCACGCAGATCCATACGCACATGTGCTACTGCCAGTTTGAAGATATCCTCGACTCGATTGCGGCTCTGGATGCGGATGTGATCTCAATGGAGACGGCTCGGTCGCGGATGGAGATGCTGCATGCCTTCCAGCAACATGGCTATCCGAACGAGATTGGACCGGGGATCTATGACATCCATTCGCCGCGGGTTCCGACGACCGAGGAGATGAAGGGGCTGCTGACGCTGGCGCTGGAGGTGCTTCGACCGGAGCAGGTGTGGGTCAATCCGGACTGCGGTTTGAAGACGCGTGGCTGGCCGGAGACGGTTGCGGCGTTGACGAACCTCTGCGAGGCAGCGGCGCTGGTTCGTGCGGAGATTGCGAGCTAG
- a CDS encoding transporter substrate-binding domain-containing protein — translation MHLRKTSLLLLLLTVVPVAHAGTTVDSIRKAQQLICGIDQSEAEFSTTDDHGARVAFDQDLCKAAATAVLGPNAKVVIKGYPDDQTSLAALRSGEIDLIPSLSADLSHTTESGISLTRPVLYDGVALMVPITSGIEKATDLSGKKICVLAETEAEVTLRAWFESHHLTFIPFPFQEEGEMEAAYVTNNCTGLAADLTRLAETRESFGPLAKNYALLPDNISKDPLAVAYRTSDEQWGKILTWTINILIQAEESGITASTAQSPNTSRNPTTQRLLGKTRELGRPLGLDDDWAANVILAVGNYGEIFNRNLGTDSPLKLPRGLNALWNQGGLMYALPLK, via the coding sequence GTGCACCTTCGTAAAACCAGCCTCCTGCTTCTGTTGCTCACCGTGGTTCCTGTCGCTCACGCAGGGACCACGGTCGATTCCATCCGCAAAGCCCAGCAACTCATCTGCGGCATCGACCAGAGCGAAGCCGAGTTCTCCACAACGGACGACCACGGCGCCCGCGTAGCCTTCGACCAGGACCTATGCAAAGCTGCTGCCACCGCCGTCCTAGGCCCCAACGCCAAGGTAGTTATCAAAGGCTACCCCGACGACCAGACCAGCCTCGCCGCTCTCCGCTCAGGCGAGATCGACCTCATCCCCTCCCTCAGCGCCGACCTCTCCCACACAACCGAGAGCGGCATCTCCCTCACTCGTCCTGTCCTCTACGACGGCGTAGCCTTGATGGTCCCGATCACCTCCGGTATCGAAAAAGCAACCGATCTCAGCGGAAAAAAGATCTGCGTCCTCGCCGAAACAGAAGCCGAGGTAACACTGCGAGCCTGGTTTGAGAGCCACCACCTCACCTTCATCCCCTTCCCATTCCAGGAGGAAGGAGAAATGGAGGCAGCCTACGTCACCAACAACTGCACCGGCCTCGCAGCCGACCTGACCCGCCTCGCCGAAACCCGAGAGTCCTTCGGCCCGCTCGCAAAAAATTACGCCCTACTCCCCGACAACATCTCGAAGGACCCCCTCGCCGTGGCCTACCGCACCTCGGACGAGCAGTGGGGAAAGATCCTCACCTGGACCATCAACATCCTCATCCAGGCAGAGGAGAGCGGCATCACCGCCAGCACAGCCCAATCGCCAAACACCAGCCGCAATCCCACAACCCAACGACTCCTCGGCAAAACACGCGAGCTGGGACGCCCCCTTGGCCTCGACGATGACTGGGCCGCAAACGTCATCCTCGCCGTCGGCAACTACGGAGAGATCTTCAACAGAAACCTCGGTACCGACTCCCCTTTGAAACTCCCCCGAGGGCTCAACGCACTCTGGAACCAGGGCGGCCTGATGTACGCCCTGCCACTCAAATAA
- a CDS encoding phospholipase C: MKLMRGLPLLFACATVASAQVAPPAIEIAPRSNSTVQRMVVKVADAPNLSHAEKLRLIRQHIKYVFILFQENRSFDFYFATYPGADGLYSKSADQIAGFTQPIVNLDGTIGTISPFKIPASVVDANGKTVPLYPTDIASVNHSHLGIAHKLDLDANSIAQNDRYALTEEGVTLIDGKPSKLPTLERKQFGELVMSHVDCDAAPFLWSYADRFTLFDHFFDTVIGPSGPNAIAMIAGQSGETQWMLHPNLAEGKNGTALPMVANAHPYWGLAQDAAGNPAQPKPTQDKNPAPNLTFATLPLSFMGSDIEKTTAADYNPVFDLMDVQGDIKKIAGHGVPAINWGWYQQGYGHEPTDPVGIATHKNYVIHHNGPQYFGYVSDNPEANIHMHPMGAFFDDVAARRLPSSGVFYVRGGYGNIASLPPADPNPHLATVFNGNDDHPGYADSGISEAFLAKEINAIAQSPYWNQSAILIAYDESDGLYDHARPRVRSHDAAGVPLDQGPRIPFLLISPYGVAHGVSHELSEHSSIIKFVDELFNLIPLADLPDEERARKIGLEQHGQKDLGPADDKVEGVGDLFSGFDNLRLLGKRKPLSPSYAEIPEAQINSFPHMGGQGCHALGITPTDSGKPNPIPADFNPRPDTTPGIPTSGTWIP, from the coding sequence ATGAAACTGATGCGAGGATTACCTCTCCTTTTTGCCTGTGCCACAGTCGCCTCGGCTCAGGTAGCTCCACCTGCAATCGAGATCGCCCCCCGCTCCAACAGCACCGTTCAGCGGATGGTCGTCAAGGTAGCCGACGCGCCAAATCTCTCACACGCAGAGAAGCTCCGCCTCATCCGCCAACACATCAAGTACGTGTTCATCCTCTTCCAGGAAAACCGCTCCTTCGACTTCTACTTCGCCACCTACCCCGGAGCCGATGGACTCTACTCGAAATCCGCCGATCAGATCGCCGGATTCACCCAGCCCATCGTCAACCTCGACGGCACCATCGGCACCATCTCCCCCTTCAAAATCCCAGCGTCCGTCGTCGACGCCAACGGTAAGACCGTTCCGCTCTACCCCACCGACATCGCCTCGGTAAACCACAGCCACCTCGGCATCGCCCACAAGCTCGATCTCGACGCCAACTCCATCGCTCAGAACGACCGCTACGCCCTGACCGAAGAGGGCGTCACCCTGATCGACGGCAAGCCCTCCAAACTCCCCACGCTCGAACGAAAGCAATTCGGCGAGCTCGTTATGTCGCACGTGGACTGCGATGCAGCGCCCTTCCTCTGGAGCTACGCCGACCGGTTCACCCTCTTCGACCACTTCTTCGACACCGTCATCGGACCCTCCGGACCGAACGCCATCGCCATGATCGCCGGCCAATCCGGCGAAACCCAGTGGATGCTGCACCCCAATCTGGCGGAAGGGAAGAACGGCACCGCTCTGCCCATGGTCGCGAACGCCCATCCCTACTGGGGTCTCGCGCAGGACGCCGCAGGCAATCCAGCCCAGCCGAAACCGACCCAGGATAAAAACCCCGCGCCCAACCTCACCTTCGCCACGCTGCCCCTCTCCTTCATGGGGAGCGATATCGAGAAGACCACCGCCGCCGACTACAACCCAGTCTTCGACCTGATGGACGTCCAGGGCGACATCAAAAAGATCGCAGGCCACGGAGTCCCCGCCATCAACTGGGGCTGGTACCAGCAGGGCTACGGCCATGAGCCCACCGACCCCGTCGGAATCGCAACGCACAAGAACTACGTCATCCACCACAACGGGCCGCAGTACTTCGGCTACGTCTCCGACAACCCCGAAGCAAACATCCACATGCATCCCATGGGGGCCTTCTTCGACGACGTAGCCGCCCGACGGCTCCCATCTTCCGGGGTCTTCTACGTCCGTGGCGGCTATGGCAACATCGCCAGCCTCCCGCCCGCCGATCCCAATCCGCATCTCGCAACCGTCTTCAACGGCAACGACGACCACCCCGGCTACGCGGACTCCGGCATCAGCGAAGCCTTCCTTGCCAAAGAGATCAACGCCATCGCCCAAAGCCCCTACTGGAACCAGAGCGCCATCCTGATCGCCTACGACGAGTCAGACGGGCTCTACGACCACGCACGACCACGCGTCCGCTCGCACGATGCCGCTGGCGTTCCCCTCGATCAGGGCCCACGCATCCCCTTTCTCCTCATCTCGCCCTACGGCGTAGCCCACGGCGTCTCGCACGAGCTCTCCGAGCACAGCTCGATCATCAAATTCGTCGACGAGCTCTTCAACCTGATCCCACTGGCAGACCTGCCCGACGAAGAGCGCGCTCGCAAGATTGGACTGGAGCAGCACGGCCAAAAAGACCTCGGCCCCGCCGACGACAAGGTAGAGGGCGTCGGCGATCTCTTCTCCGGCTTCGACAACCTCCGCCTACTCGGCAAGCGCAAACCTCTGTCCCCGTCCTACGCGGAGATCCCCGAAGCCCAGATCAACAGCTTCCCCCACATGGGAGGCCAGGGCTGCCACGCCCTCGGCATCACGCCAACCGACTCCGGCAAGCCAAATCCCATCCCCGCCGACTTCAACCCCCGCCCCGACACTACTCCCGGCATCCCAACCTCCGGCACCTGGATTCCATAG
- a CDS encoding MmcQ/YjbR family DNA-binding protein produces MVETVSETTQWGNKLVFRVGDQAVGGKMFSQIDFEEDGRAVLSFATDPERFHELIEREGVIPAPYRARLYWIALTVVKNGQ; encoded by the coding sequence GTGGTCGAAACAGTCAGCGAGACAACTCAGTGGGGCAACAAACTTGTCTTCCGAGTAGGAGATCAAGCAGTAGGCGGAAAGATGTTCTCCCAGATTGACTTTGAAGAAGACGGCAGAGCGGTGCTCTCTTTCGCCACTGATCCCGAACGATTTCACGAGCTTATCGAAAGAGAAGGAGTTATCCCAGCTCCCTATCGAGCACGCCTCTATTGGATCGCCCTCACAGTGGTCAAAAATGGACAGTAA
- a CDS encoding YceD family protein, which produces MLITPLQLENEPLQIAESFAPGSIDFTTGITQLGPLPVNGHADLIVEHRGGSDLISDIRVRADYTGTFEIQCARCVEPVQIPLKGDFDLIFRPQDADADAAERAITVDETEIGYYEKSGLLLEDVVREQVLLSLPGRALCQTDCKGLCPRCGQNLNQALCSCEDTPADPRWNALAGLAGKLELKH; this is translated from the coding sequence ATGCTCATCACACCGCTCCAACTCGAAAATGAGCCCCTACAGATCGCCGAGTCCTTCGCGCCCGGCAGCATCGACTTCACCACCGGCATCACCCAGCTCGGCCCGCTTCCCGTCAACGGCCACGCCGACCTCATCGTCGAACACCGCGGCGGCAGCGACCTCATCTCCGACATCCGCGTCCGCGCCGACTACACCGGCACCTTCGAAATCCAGTGCGCCCGCTGCGTCGAACCCGTCCAAATCCCCCTCAAAGGCGACTTCGACCTCATCTTCCGCCCCCAGGATGCCGACGCCGATGCCGCAGAACGAGCAATTACTGTCGACGAGACCGAAATCGGGTATTATGAAAAGAGCGGCTTGCTGCTTGAGGATGTCGTGCGGGAGCAGGTGTTACTCTCCCTGCCTGGACGCGCCCTCTGCCAGACGGACTGCAAAGGGCTATGCCCGCGCTGTGGCCAGAATCTGAACCAGGCACTCTGTTCCTGTGAAGACACTCCGGCTGATCCGCGTTGGAACGCTCTTGCCGGTCTAGCCGGTAAGCTCGAGCTCAAGCACTAA
- the rpmF gene encoding 50S ribosomal protein L32, whose amino-acid sequence MPNPKRRHSKQRTAKRRSHDFLTPTGLSECPNCHERKLPHRACGKCGEYKGRAVLATKEAS is encoded by the coding sequence ATGCCTAATCCGAAACGGCGCCACTCCAAACAGCGCACCGCCAAGCGCCGCAGCCATGACTTCCTCACCCCCACCGGTCTCTCCGAGTGCCCCAACTGCCACGAGCGCAAGCTGCCCCACCGGGCCTGCGGCAAGTGCGGTGAGTACAAGGGCCGTGCAGTCCTCGCGACCAAGGAAGCAAGCTAA
- the plsX gene encoding phosphate acyltransferase PlsX: MPIDIVVDGMGSDKAPESEIRGAILACRHLDVRVHLVGPEDILRPALRQHLASHNLQNKHLPVFIVPASEWISMDDKAAQAVRAKRDSSMRVGLKMVREGRAAAFFTAGNTGAAMATAKMVLGMLAGVHRPALATVLPTTTGSPSLLLDVGANVDSDPDNLVQFAVMGSIYAQNVLKVRHPRVGLLSIGEEDSKGNTLTHDTLPLLRALPSINFIGNVEGRDLYNGHTDVSVCDGFVGNVALKTSEGLVKLFSVLLRDSLKSTITAQVGALFSRTAFNDFKKRLDYSEYGGAPLLGVRGPCIIGHGSSNEKAIMNGIRVAAEFAQAEVNASIEAALKPPATT; the protein is encoded by the coding sequence ATGCCGATAGACATCGTTGTCGATGGAATGGGTTCTGACAAGGCCCCCGAATCCGAGATTCGCGGGGCCATCCTCGCCTGCCGTCACCTTGACGTCCGGGTCCACCTCGTTGGCCCCGAAGACATCCTGCGCCCTGCGCTCCGCCAACACCTCGCCAGCCATAATCTCCAGAACAAGCACCTCCCCGTCTTCATCGTCCCCGCCTCCGAGTGGATCAGCATGGACGACAAAGCAGCCCAGGCCGTCCGCGCCAAACGCGACTCCTCCATGCGCGTCGGCCTCAAGATGGTCCGCGAGGGCCGCGCCGCCGCCTTCTTCACCGCTGGCAACACCGGCGCCGCCATGGCCACCGCCAAGATGGTCCTCGGCATGTTAGCCGGAGTCCATCGTCCCGCGCTGGCAACGGTCCTGCCCACCACCACCGGCTCCCCATCCCTCCTGCTCGATGTCGGCGCCAACGTGGACTCCGACCCCGACAACCTCGTCCAGTTCGCCGTCATGGGCAGCATCTACGCCCAGAACGTCCTCAAAGTCCGCCACCCCCGCGTCGGCCTGCTCTCCATCGGCGAAGAGGACTCCAAGGGCAACACCCTCACCCACGACACCCTGCCCCTGCTCCGCGCCCTGCCCAGCATCAACTTCATTGGCAACGTCGAAGGCCGCGACCTCTACAACGGCCACACCGATGTCTCCGTCTGCGACGGCTTCGTCGGCAACGTCGCCCTCAAAACCAGCGAGGGCCTCGTCAAACTCTTCAGCGTCCTCCTACGCGACTCGCTCAAGTCCACCATCACCGCCCAGGTAGGCGCACTCTTTTCTCGCACCGCCTTCAACGATTTCAAGAAGCGCCTCGACTACTCCGAGTACGGCGGAGCACCCCTCCTCGGCGTCCGCGGCCCCTGCATCATCGGCCACGGCTCCTCCAACGAAAAGGCCATCATGAACGGCATCCGCGTAGCCGCCGAGTTCGCCCAGGCCGAGGTCAACGCCAGCATCGAAGCCGCCCTCAAACCACCCGCCACAACCTAA